The genomic stretch AAATGAGAAgttatgtaacacacacacactgacacacacactgacatgcacacacacacactgacacacacaccagctgTCTGAACTCTGAGTCATAGCATTTCATGCCAGCTGCTGTTGAcaaactgaagagagagagagagagaccactgcAAGTGTTTCACACTCCCACTCAAACACACACCATTTAGCTCCCCAGTAGCAGGCAAAGTGTGTGTATGCCCACGTGTATTTGTGTTAGTGTGTGCGCGACTTGTGCATTCGGGtgagtgtgtaatgtgtgtgtgtgtgtgtgtgtcaaaaggTCTCTTGCCTTCTGAAGCATGATGACCAAGCCAAGGGGAGGGTTGGTAGGTGAAGCCTGGGCTGTCTGTCACAGTCCTCCAGCGAATCAGGGAGCGGCACACCACTGGTCTCCGGTAGCAACAGACACAGTCCCGCCCCAACAATGGGGCCACTCCCATAAAGAATCATAGCGGCCAATGGGATGGTTTCTCCTCTAGGACTGACCACCGCATTCAGGATACAGCCCACCCTGTAACACAGACACACCAAGCCCACACACTTCTgtctgaaaaacacacacacacacacacacacacagtcaggatacagtcCGCCCATACAACTCAAACATACACATATTGCACAAACAGAGATACATACATCATCTATTACTCAAGCATGGAGATAAGCAAGATGACATTTGACCCACATGGTTGAGATAGGGACTGACTAGTCCTGTGACTGCAGGTATCTCAGGGggtcagacacacagacacacctgatGAGCGTAGGGAAGAGTTCGATGCCGTAGAGCAGAGAGACAAACACAGTGGTCTGCATACACAGCTTCCCCACCAGGGCCAGAGCCATCACCAACCCTGGGacatctatacacacacacactatgttgGATCATTGgaggtttgtgtgtatgtgtgtgtgtgtgtgtgtgtgtgtgtgtttaccgtaGAAGCGTGATGCGAGCAGGGACAGCAGGCAGAAGGAGCCACTGAGGAGCAGGGACAGCATGCTGATTGGGCGTCTGCCACAGCGGGCCAATAGGAATGGGACGAGCAGGCAGGGTGCCTCTGATAGGCCGCTGAAGAACTGAGCCAGGAAGACATCCACCCCGAAACGCCCGACATTCAGACAGATACCGTAGTACGTCAGGGCTGACGCTAGCCTAACACGCATGCACAGGGGGGAGAGACCGCATCAGACGGATGCtgtagaacattttacattttagtcatttatcagacgctcttatccagggcgacttacagttagtgagtgcatacattttcatactggccccccgtgggaatcaaacccacaaccctggtgttgcaaactccatgctcaaccaactgaacTGCACGGAACTATAGAACAAATGGAGTACGGAAAAAGAACCTGACAAcctattttttttaaacacacatTCAGTGAGCTCCAACAGTGACAATGTTGTTGTGGCTCTGTGCTCtagcactttggattttaaatgatacaatgacaatgaggttaaaggacaagccagcacaggtgtaacacgtactgactaacgaggtggaCAAGCCAACACAGGTGTAACACGTACTGACTAACGAGATGGACAAGCCAACACAGGTGTAACAcgtactgactaacgaggtggaCAAGCCAACACAGGTGTAACACATTCTGACTAACGAGGTGGACAAGCCAACACAGGTGTAACACATTCTGACTAACAAGATGGACAAGCCAACaaaggtgtaacacatactgactaacgagatgGACAAGCCAACACATGTGTAACACGttctgactaacgaggtgacaacaATCGGTCCGCCCTACGTGCTAACGCGCTacctcaaaatataaatggaaatacCAAAACCTGTAACACTGgaatacagagccaaaacaatacttcagacacacacacagacacaaacccaCCTACCCAATGTAACTCATGATGATCAGGCGCAGTAGGATGGTGGGACTTCTCATGTGTCCACAATGGGAAAGTATGTTTTCCTCCTGTGTTTGCATGTCTgcctttggtgtgtgtgtgtctctctccagtgtgtgtgtgtctgtctccagtgtgtgtgtgtcagtctccagtgtgtgtgtgtcagtctccagtgtgtgtgtgtctctctccagtgtgtgtgtgtctctctccagtgtgtgtgtgtctctctccagtgtgtgtgtgtctctctccagtgtgtgtgtgtgtgtctcattgtcaggtgtgtctctctccagtgtgtgtgtgtctgtctccagtgtgtgtgtgtctgtctccagtgtgtgtgtgtctgtctccagtgtgtgtgtgtgtgtctcattgtCAGGTGTGTCCAGGGGAACTTGCTGCAGGTCCTTCCCCTCTGTGTCCAACAGCTACGAGATAAacagacgacacacacacacacacacacacacacacacacacacatgcctgaGTCGAGTCTAGGAACACTGATATAgtacagacgtgtgtgtgtgtgtgtgtgtgtgtgtgtgcgtgcgtgcgtgcgcgtgtgcgtgtgcgtaccAGGTCTAGATAGCGTTTGTCCTCAGGACTGTGTCTCCTGTACTTCTCCAGAGTGTGTGTCCTCCTCTTCAGGAGCAGCCAGTGAGGAGACTCAGGAATGGAGCTGAGAAGGGGGAGATTCATGGCCTTTCAGTACAGGTTTCCTCACGCTCTCTCTCCTGATTGGAGCTGAGAAGGGGGAGGATCTGTGGTATGGCCAGCGCCAGGTGTAGCtgagtccaggtgtgtgtgttactcactagtagagaggcagacagaggatCTGTGGTATGGCCAGCGCCAGGTGTAGCTGAGTCCAGGTGTGTGTGAGGTATGCCAGCGGTGCCAGGGCCATCATACCCAGGCTGAAGGAGAAAGACAGGAGGGCCGGGGGCCATATACGATACCTGGGAAGACTCCActccacacctacacacacacacacacacacacacacacagttaaataCAAGCCCAAAGGCACATGTcatgatgcacacacacagttacagtagggtagatgtgtgtgtgtaactgtgtgtgtgtaactgtgtgtgtgtgtgtgtgtgtgtgtgtgtgtgtgtgtgtgtgtgtgtgtgtgtgtgtgtgtgtgtgtgtgtgtgtatgtgtgtgtgtgtgtgtgttttacccaGGCTGAAGCTGCAGATATTGATGCAGCAGCAGGAGACCCCGGCCAGACAGCGCagggtgaggaagaggagggcgTGAGGAAGGACGGCCGGCAGCACAGCGGTCacagcatggacacacacacacaccagcagcacCGCTCGCTTACCGtacctggtcacacacacacacacacacaacttccaTGTGTTACAGTGTAtcgtttactgtgtgtgtgtgtgtgtgtgtgtgtgtgtgtgtgtgtgtgtgtgtgtgtgtgtgtgtgtgtgtgtgtgtgtgtgtgtgtgtgtgtgtgtgtgtgtgtcacctgtcAGAGAGAGCTCCTCCAAACAGAGATCCCAGCAGAAGGCCAGTCATGTACATGGTCTGACTGTACGACAACACCACTGGATCCATACACACTGTgccctgtaaacacacacacacacacacacacacacacacacacacacacacacacacacacacacacacacacacacacacacacacacacacatgtttgtgCTAGATCATGTTCTAGTAATCGAGTTGCAACACTGACTATTTATTGCTATGCACACCTgatagtgaaatgtgttgttttacaggttcAGCCATAGCAGTACTCAGGTTTAGCCAAAGTAGTACTCAGGTTCAGCCACAGTAGTACTtaggtcagccatagtagtacttaggttcagccatagtagtacttaggtcagccatagtagtacttaggtcagccatagtagtactcAGGTTCAGCCATAGTAATACTTAGGGTCAGACATTGTAGTACTTAGGATAAGCCATAGTAGTACTTAcagtcagccatagtagtacttagggtcagccatagtagtactcagggtcagccatagtagtacttAGGGTCAGCCATAATAGTAGTCAGgttcagccatagtagtactTTGGGTCAGCCATTGTAGTACTCAGGGTCAGCCATAGCAGTACTTAGGGTAAGCCATATTAGTActcagggtcagccatagtagtaagggtcagccatagtagtactcAGGGTCAGCCACAGTAGTACTTAGGGTCAGACATAGTAGTACttagggtcagccatagtagtactcagggtcagccatagtagtactcagggtcagccatagtaattTGGTTATTAGCCATAGTGTACTCAGAGCCTAATTTAGGTTCAGCCAGTATcagtcagccatagtagtactcAGGTTCAGCAATAGTAGTACTCAGGGTCAGCCATACTAGTACTcggggtcagccatagtagtactcAGGGTCAGCCATTGTAGTActcagggtcagccatagtagtactcAGGTTCAGCCATACTAGTActcagggtcagccatagtagtacggcatcctggagcaaattagggttaggACCTGCATGGTTCTGATACCGGTTCCGACCGACATTTTAGCTTAGAAATCTAtgtgttgtgacgtcacgagaggctacacagctttcagcgggattgctcaagtagtgcaaggagacaaggttcaaacaaaacaaggattttattataggtcttgggaaattaacgaaaatataacaaaattctgttctcttgtggctctttaagggttaacagttcagggatgtctcttccacatccaaaatcataattctcactcgctcagataacttttccccagccttactgtagtccacgttgcagctagtggccaacccagcaaaaagtccttccaaatgtctctcacgtatttccacaggtgcatatatccaaaggtgagtatttcccaaaggtaagtatctccaaatccttatattcctcatggaagtggacgtgcagcactcttgtcctccagagagcccaggttggagactgtgtctcttcacccccacacactccctcagtgtgtctcttcccttcccaaaccttcagctcatcagctcctcatttgtttcagctgcgtgggaagattggccatagaggggtggagttccccgaccataccagcagatggagccatagctgtctgggtttgcagccacctcagggggatgtaacgtccctccaggacacagcctctcgtgacatcacacatccccctcctcgggaccgacgtcctcgtcggggtaaaggcagcgaagaaggcatcacgccgggaggggcgtccgcattgccgtggtgcttcccagactgctctctcttcaactcctccaactctaggaccagggactcagcctcctgttgtctctccttgagtttcttactgaacgcatcagccttggttttagcagagtttagcttctgttgagcagctttcagttccttctctctctctgcctccgcattcttcatcttgttctccaacaccttgtacttctcctctgccttcttctggacctccttactactgcgcagggtctcctcacactcctcgatggtcctgcgcagcctctccagctcctcctgttgcttagggaaggagctctgttggagtttagcctggaggatatctaactcttctgtcttcatgtctaactgttgctttaacaaacgatacctctcagcggtccccttcagaccagacagttctttgtccagattctgtagctccgtctctgtgtcggtctgggcacctgccatccctatcagagcccgggcgggagtgagtaactcggaggattgcaccggagccttcccaggatgagtcttgcctctccgtttccgaggtactcgggttatcctctcctgagactctctccagagtgggtaaaaggctgggcagtctcgtccaattaggacagggacgggagggaatcaaccacccccgccgtcgtgtgtatggttccccgtgtgctggtcattgtaagttcagtaatggggtattctctggtgtccccatggacacaggaaactgggaggactttccccggggtcagacacgttgggcccaccaaatccttacgcaccagggtggcccggctaccagaatccagtaaggcctccacatcatggtgattcacagttaccgggcaggtggggggtcgatctgggccgccatctacgactcccaagagcgaggcaaacggtgtgtgggtgctgagctggaggactccgcagtgggcataggtttatcggctggtttcccacactgccaggagatatgtcccatctccccacaccggtaacactgtcgagtttcccccctcctggtgtactcttcttggacccgccctggtttctggctccccctggagccgggataagtcctgacgtggctgggttcgagaccttggggtcctttggacgggttcttcccatttgtggtggggccgccctcctggggtcttttcgggaagcattcagcatctccgctgtggcctggtacttttccacagcttccacggtcagatcagccgtggtcaaggcctgttgactgatgaaccgttttgcctcataaggcagggcgcgtggggtaacgatccaccacaacggcctccaccaccgccgctgctgtattcctctgcggatccagccatttccttgcgattcggacaagttcatgcatctgcgcccgaggaggttggtctggttggaaggtccagctgtgaaagcgctgggccataccaaactttgtgagtccatatctgctgaggatctcagacttcagggcatcatagtcagtaacctggtcagggcccaggtcccggacagcattcagcgattccccggttagaaagggggctaacagaccaacccactgttgcttgggccaggcttccctagtggccgtggcctcaaatgcatgcaggtatgcctcaatgtcatcggtagctcccatcttagatataaagtcacttgcctttattgggcgggtattttggaccaccctctgtctctgcaactgcaactcctctgccttcagaaggttggctttcttttgctcctccaagagagccacgtttgcttgcatctgggcttgctggccagcaacaagggctttcaatatgtcctccatttcagtcggcggggagcctacggccaacttggaaaactgggtgatcaaaccttcggtatcctcctctgacatgcactattaacgcttggcgtgcccgtattctccaccatctgtgacgtcacgagaggctacacagctttcagcgggattgctcaagtagtgcaaggagacaaggttcaaacaaaacaaggattttattataggtcttgggaaattaacgaaaatataacaaaattctgttctcttgtggctctttaagggttaacagttcagggatgtctcttccacatccaaaatcataattctcactcgctcagataacttttccccagccttactgtagtccacgttgcagctagtggccaacccagcaaaaagtccttccaaatgtctctcacgtatttccacaggtgcatatatccaaaggtgagtatttcccaaaggtaagtatctccaaatccttatattcctcatggaagtggacgtgcagcactcttgtcctccagagagcccaggttggagactgtgtctcttcaccccccacacactccctcagtgtgtctcttcccttcccaaaccttcagc from Coregonus clupeaformis isolate EN_2021a chromosome 21, ASM2061545v1, whole genome shotgun sequence encodes the following:
- the LOC121539723 gene encoding solute carrier family 22 member 13; the protein is MAPLQLAVYLRLALIFFFTAFLFFLDVFTASRAASSCTNVPSQLPTRSRTGGDEVSSSARKQDHTTWEVREMNRSLISVLLPTQDEITWGNDMERENGTVCMDPVVLSYSQTMYMTGLLLGSLFGGALSDRYGKRAVLLVCVCVHAVTAVLPAVLPHALLFLTLRCLAGVSCCCINICSFSLGVEWSLPRYRIWPPALLSFSFSLGMMALAPLAYLTHTWTQLHLALAIPQILCLPLYYSIPESPHWLLLKRRTHTLEKYRRHSPEDKRYLDLLLDTEGKDLQQVPLDTPDNETHTHTLETDTHTLETDTHTHTLETDTHTLETDTHTLERDTHTPKADMQTQEENILSHCGHMRSPTILLRLIIMSYIGLASALTYYGICLNVGRFGVDVFLAQFFSGLSEAPCLLVPFLLARCGRRPISMLSLLLSGSFCLLSLLASRFYDVPGLVMALALVGKLCMQTTVFVSLLYGIELFPTLIRQKCVGLVCLCYRVGCILNAVVSPRGETIPLAAMILYGSGPIVGAGLCLLLPETSGVPLPDSLEDCDRQPRLHLPTLPLAWSSCFRRRSADTPADKACPFLGDTDPEKPSYNPQEPN